The following coding sequences are from one Rathayibacter sp. SW19 window:
- a CDS encoding glucose-1-phosphate adenylyltransferase has protein sequence MVGKKIFGIVLAGGEGKRLMPLTADRAKPAVPFGGQYRLIDFALSNLINSNLRQLVVLTQYKSHSLDRHVSQTWHLDGLLGAYIASVPAQQRLGKRWFSGSADAILQSMNLIRDEQPDIVVVVGADHVYRMDFAQMIQAHIDSGASATVAAIRQPIALADQFGVIELDPNDPVRIGAFREKPSDPVGLPDSPGEVLASMGNYVFDVKALIDAVDRDGLRPDSNHDMGGDIIPDFVSRGEAGVYDFIRNDVPGSTDRDRYYWRDVGTIDSFFEAHQDLISTLPVFNLYNRAWPIFSQQLNSPPAKLVRDANGSIGTTIDSIVSLGSVISGAHLERSVLGPWAKVGSGAQVVDSVVFDRAVISPGASVTRAILDKDVVVEAGAHVGDDRERDKARGFTVTESGITVVGKGVRVIP, from the coding sequence ATGGTAGGCAAGAAGATCTTCGGAATCGTACTGGCTGGTGGCGAGGGCAAGCGGCTCATGCCGTTGACAGCGGACCGGGCAAAACCGGCGGTGCCGTTCGGCGGGCAGTATCGACTGATCGACTTCGCCCTGTCCAACCTGATCAATTCGAATCTTCGTCAGTTGGTTGTGCTCACGCAGTACAAATCGCACAGTCTCGACAGGCACGTCTCGCAGACCTGGCACCTGGATGGCCTGCTCGGTGCGTACATCGCATCTGTTCCCGCGCAGCAGCGGCTCGGCAAGCGCTGGTTCAGTGGTTCCGCGGACGCGATCCTGCAGAGCATGAACCTCATCCGTGACGAACAGCCGGACATCGTCGTGGTTGTCGGAGCCGACCACGTCTACCGGATGGATTTTGCGCAGATGATCCAGGCGCACATCGATTCAGGGGCGAGCGCAACGGTTGCCGCCATTCGACAGCCGATTGCGCTTGCCGATCAGTTCGGCGTGATCGAACTCGACCCGAACGACCCCGTTCGGATTGGCGCCTTTCGCGAGAAGCCGAGCGACCCGGTCGGACTGCCGGACTCCCCCGGTGAAGTGCTCGCGTCGATGGGCAACTACGTGTTTGACGTCAAAGCGTTGATCGACGCTGTCGATCGTGACGGCTTACGGCCGGATTCCAATCACGACATGGGCGGAGACATCATCCCCGACTTCGTCTCGCGTGGCGAGGCCGGTGTGTACGACTTCATCCGTAACGATGTGCCAGGCTCAACCGATCGCGACCGGTACTACTGGCGCGACGTGGGAACAATCGATTCGTTCTTCGAAGCCCATCAAGACTTGATCTCCACTCTGCCCGTCTTCAACTTGTACAACCGGGCTTGGCCGATCTTCAGCCAGCAACTGAACTCCCCTCCCGCCAAACTCGTGCGCGACGCCAATGGCAGCATCGGCACGACGATCGACTCGATCGTCTCGCTCGGGTCCGTTATCTCGGGCGCCCATCTGGAGCGCAGCGTGCTCGGACCGTGGGCGAAGGTCGGCTCCGGAGCTCAGGTCGTGGATTCCGTGGTGTTCGACCGAGCGGTGATCTCACCGGGGGCCAGCGTCACGCGGGCTATTCTTGACAAGGACGTCGTCGTGGAAGCAGGGGCGCACGTCGGCGATGACCGGGAGCGAGACAAGGCGCGCGGATTCACCGTGACAGAGTCCGGAATCACCGTTGTCGGAAAGGGAGTCCGCGTCATTCCATGA
- a CDS encoding metal-sulfur cluster assembly factor: MVSTLAPSKYDTIEEALKDVMDPELGINVVDLGLIYDLGWDDENDALVISMTLTSAGCPLTDVIEEQVAESLDGVVEAFRINWVWMPPWGPERITDDGRDMMRALGFAI, from the coding sequence ATGGTTTCCACGCTTGCGCCTTCGAAATACGACACGATCGAAGAAGCACTGAAAGACGTCATGGATCCCGAACTCGGGATCAATGTCGTCGATCTCGGCTTGATCTATGATCTGGGCTGGGACGACGAGAACGACGCCCTCGTAATCTCGATGACACTCACCAGCGCAGGCTGCCCGCTCACCGACGTAATCGAAGAGCAGGTCGCGGAGTCGCTGGACGGCGTGGTCGAGGCGTTCCGGATCAACTGGGTCTGGATGCCACCGTGGGGTCCGGAACGAATCACCGATGACGGTCGCGACATGATGCGGGCTCTCGGCTTCGCCATTTGA
- a CDS encoding DUF3099 domain-containing protein, protein MKQQTITSLPQAPDAERRGRMIKYSVAMGIRVLCILSILFIHGWWVLIPAAGAVFLPYFAVVIANVGAGERGAQVERPGNIVLRHDGTYVPTDSAEATASETSQEKTA, encoded by the coding sequence ATGAAACAACAAACAATCACTTCACTCCCCCAAGCTCCAGACGCGGAGCGGCGCGGTCGCATGATCAAATATTCGGTGGCCATGGGCATCCGGGTGCTGTGCATCCTTTCGATCCTGTTCATTCACGGCTGGTGGGTTCTGATCCCCGCCGCCGGCGCAGTCTTTCTGCCGTATTTCGCTGTTGTCATTGCCAACGTGGGTGCAGGTGAACGCGGCGCACAGGTTGAGCGGCCGGGCAACATCGTTCTCCGCCATGACGGCACGTACGTGCCGACGGACTCGGCAGAAGCAACAGCGTCCGAAACGTCCCAAGAGAAGACGGCGTGA
- the sufD gene encoding Fe-S cluster assembly protein SufD → MSSAATQTVSTEPQKTEHGLTHHKDGEYTLLPVESRAARFRSTNVNDFPTVTGRELIWKRTPIAQIGDLIAGDLNGSVYDIRYEPVDGLTVDWVNPDDPRIGSTGLPEDRASANAWGSFQKALSIVVSGDKPATVTVTRSAFGNEPRAAHTIIEAAPFSTGTVILRNLGVARLAENVEIIVGESARLTVVSVQEWDDVSVHAASHFATVGRDAFFKHVVVSLGGAVVRLNPTTHLAGTGAEVEMLGVYFADAGQHLEQQVYVYHEAAHGRSRVNYKGALQGHGAHTVWIGDVLIGADAAGTDSYEQNRNLVLTDGTRADSEPNLEIETGDILGAGHASATGRFDDEQLFYLESRGITEEEARRLVVRGFLIEVIQRINVPELEERLQHAIEAELAGERFDAADLPAADRSAAEVPAAEVSA, encoded by the coding sequence ATGAGCTCTGCAGCCACACAGACTGTATCGACGGAACCGCAGAAGACCGAGCACGGACTCACCCACCACAAAGACGGCGAATACACGCTGCTCCCGGTGGAGTCGCGCGCCGCGCGGTTCCGGTCGACCAACGTCAACGATTTCCCCACGGTCACCGGCCGCGAACTGATCTGGAAGCGCACCCCGATCGCCCAAATCGGCGATCTTATCGCCGGTGACCTCAACGGGTCGGTCTACGACATCAGGTACGAGCCGGTCGACGGGCTCACCGTCGACTGGGTGAACCCGGACGACCCCAGGATCGGCAGCACCGGATTGCCGGAGGATCGGGCATCCGCGAACGCCTGGGGTTCGTTCCAGAAGGCGCTGTCAATCGTGGTTTCCGGCGACAAGCCGGCCACGGTCACCGTCACTCGTTCTGCATTCGGCAACGAGCCGCGGGCGGCACACACGATCATCGAGGCCGCGCCGTTCAGCACAGGCACGGTGATCCTGCGTAACCTCGGGGTCGCTCGGCTGGCCGAGAACGTCGAGATCATCGTGGGGGAGTCGGCTCGTTTGACGGTCGTCTCCGTTCAAGAATGGGACGACGTATCCGTGCACGCCGCGAGTCACTTCGCAACCGTTGGGCGCGACGCCTTCTTCAAGCACGTCGTCGTCTCCCTCGGCGGGGCGGTCGTTCGGTTGAACCCGACGACGCACCTGGCGGGAACAGGCGCCGAGGTCGAGATGCTGGGCGTCTACTTCGCAGACGCGGGCCAGCACCTCGAGCAGCAGGTCTACGTGTACCACGAGGCCGCACACGGCCGCAGCCGGGTGAATTACAAGGGTGCCCTGCAGGGGCACGGTGCGCACACCGTCTGGATCGGCGATGTGCTGATCGGCGCGGACGCCGCGGGCACAGACAGCTACGAGCAGAACCGCAACCTCGTGCTCACCGACGGGACGCGTGCTGACTCGGAGCCCAACCTCGAGATCGAGACAGGGGACATCCTCGGCGCAGGCCACGCCAGCGCCACCGGTCGCTTCGACGACGAGCAGCTGTTCTACCTCGAGTCACGGGGGATCACAGAGGAGGAAGCCCGTCGACTGGTCGTTCGCGGCTTCCTCATCGAGGTCATCCAGCGCATCAACGTTCCGGAACTCGAGGAGCGCCTGCAGCATGCCATCGAGGCCGAACTCGCCGGCGAACGGTTCGACGCAGCCGATCTACCCGCTGCTGATCGGTCCGCTGCTGAGGTGCCCGCTGCTGAGGTGAGCGCGTGA
- a CDS encoding non-heme iron oxygenase ferredoxin subunit yields the protein MTTATRVCAAAELVENQAKRVVIDDTPIALVKDSAGDIHAIGDTCTHGEISLSEGFVEGETIECWAHGSRFSLISGKPLNLPAYEPVPVYEIEIVDGDIFIDPHNTKEN from the coding sequence GTGACAACAGCCACACGCGTGTGTGCCGCAGCCGAACTTGTCGAGAACCAGGCGAAACGAGTCGTCATCGACGACACGCCGATCGCACTCGTCAAAGACTCGGCCGGCGACATCCACGCGATCGGCGACACCTGCACTCACGGCGAAATCTCGCTGTCGGAGGGATTCGTCGAAGGCGAGACCATTGAATGCTGGGCACACGGTTCCCGATTTTCATTGATCTCCGGTAAGCCCCTGAACTTGCCAGCATACGAGCCCGTTCCCGTCTACGAAATCGAGATCGTCGACGGCGACATATTCATTGACCCGCACAATACGAAAGAAAATTGA
- the serB gene encoding phosphoserine phosphatase SerB, producing MSIHAPVVEATATTVPNARFLVVLDADSTLIHNEVIELLAEHAGSLDAVARITARAMHGELDFSESLRARVATLAGLPCSVFEAVADRIRVTDGAPALIEAVHAAGGALGVVSGGFHELLDPLGELLGLDFWQANRLELADGVLTGRVTGAIVDAKAKASAMRGWAVQKSIPARCWIAVGDGANDLEMMAEAALSVAFNAKPAVRRAADVVVDGQDLSQLLPLMGLRG from the coding sequence ATGAGCATCCATGCGCCTGTTGTTGAAGCCACGGCAACGACCGTGCCGAACGCTCGTTTCCTCGTCGTTCTTGACGCAGACTCGACGCTCATCCACAACGAGGTGATCGAACTCCTCGCCGAACATGCAGGATCTCTCGATGCTGTCGCCCGCATCACGGCACGCGCCATGCACGGAGAGCTCGACTTCTCCGAAAGCCTCCGCGCGCGCGTCGCGACCTTGGCAGGCCTGCCCTGCAGTGTGTTCGAGGCAGTTGCCGATCGCATCAGGGTGACCGATGGTGCGCCCGCGCTGATCGAGGCCGTCCACGCGGCTGGTGGTGCGCTCGGCGTGGTGTCCGGGGGCTTCCACGAGCTGCTCGACCCTCTCGGTGAGTTGCTCGGTCTGGACTTCTGGCAAGCCAATCGGCTCGAACTCGCAGACGGCGTGCTGACCGGTCGCGTGACGGGCGCGATCGTGGATGCCAAGGCCAAGGCGAGCGCGATGCGCGGCTGGGCCGTGCAGAAGAGCATCCCGGCCCGCTGTTGGATCGCCGTCGGTGATGGCGCGAACGACCTGGAAATGATGGCGGAGGCGGCATTGTCCGTCGCATTCAACGCGAAACCCGCCGTGCGAAGGGCCGCAGACGTCGTCGTCGATGGTCAAGACCTCAGCCAGCTGTTGCCGCTGATGGGTCTGCGCGGCTGA
- the sufB gene encoding Fe-S cluster assembly protein SufB: MSDVLIDRPELDSLGQYEFGWADSDAAGASARRGISPEVVEDISRLKNEPEWMKQRRLRALQVFERKPMPSWGADLSEIDFDNIKYFVRSTEKQAQTWEDLPDDIKNTYERIGIPEAERSRLVAGVTAQYESEVVYHQIREDLSAQGVIFTDTDTALREHPEFFEEYFGTIIPAGDNKFAALNTAAWSGGSFVYVPPGVEVKIPLQAYFRINTENMGQFERTLIIADEGSYVHYIEGCTAPIYTSDSLHSAVVEIVVKKNARVRYTTIQNWSNNVYNLVTKRAMAHEGATMEWVDGNIGSKVTMKYPSIYLVGEHAKGETLSVAFAGPGQHQDAGAKMIHMAPYTQSSIVSKSIARGGGRSGYRGEVRVDATAHHAANTVRCDALLVDPISRSDTYPSIDIRVDDVELGHEATVSKVSAEQLFYLMSRGMPEDEAMAMIVRGFIEPIARELPMEYALELNKLIEMGMEGSVG, translated from the coding sequence ATGTCAGATGTTCTGATCGACCGCCCTGAACTCGATAGCCTCGGGCAATACGAGTTCGGCTGGGCCGATTCCGATGCGGCGGGGGCATCCGCTCGCCGAGGAATTTCGCCGGAGGTGGTAGAAGACATCTCGCGATTGAAGAACGAGCCGGAGTGGATGAAACAGCGTCGGCTTCGCGCTCTGCAAGTTTTCGAACGCAAACCCATGCCGTCGTGGGGCGCAGACCTGTCGGAGATCGATTTCGACAACATCAAGTATTTCGTGCGCTCGACTGAGAAGCAGGCCCAGACTTGGGAAGACCTGCCCGATGACATCAAGAACACCTACGAGCGGATCGGCATCCCAGAGGCAGAGCGTTCCAGACTCGTCGCCGGCGTCACCGCGCAGTACGAGTCAGAGGTGGTCTACCACCAGATCCGTGAGGACCTCTCGGCGCAGGGTGTCATCTTCACAGACACGGACACCGCGCTGCGCGAGCACCCGGAATTCTTCGAAGAGTACTTCGGAACCATCATTCCGGCCGGTGACAACAAGTTCGCAGCGCTGAACACTGCGGCCTGGTCCGGCGGGTCATTCGTCTACGTACCCCCGGGCGTGGAGGTGAAGATCCCGCTGCAGGCATATTTCCGCATCAACACGGAGAATATGGGTCAGTTCGAGCGCACTCTGATCATTGCTGATGAGGGAAGCTACGTTCACTACATCGAGGGCTGCACCGCGCCGATCTACACGTCGGACTCGCTGCACTCCGCCGTCGTCGAAATCGTCGTGAAGAAAAACGCCCGCGTGCGCTACACGACGATCCAGAACTGGTCGAACAATGTCTACAACCTCGTGACCAAACGAGCGATGGCGCACGAGGGAGCAACGATGGAATGGGTCGATGGCAACATCGGCTCGAAGGTCACCATGAAGTACCCGTCGATCTACCTCGTCGGCGAGCATGCGAAGGGTGAAACATTGTCTGTCGCGTTCGCCGGTCCTGGGCAGCATCAGGACGCCGGCGCGAAGATGATCCACATGGCGCCGTACACGCAATCCTCGATCGTCTCCAAGTCGATCGCGCGCGGCGGCGGCCGTTCCGGCTACCGTGGTGAGGTGCGGGTGGATGCCACAGCGCACCACGCTGCGAACACCGTGCGATGTGACGCATTGCTGGTCGATCCGATCTCACGCTCGGACACGTATCCATCGATCGATATTCGGGTCGATGACGTCGAACTCGGCCACGAAGCGACCGTGTCCAAGGTCAGCGCCGAACAGCTCTTCTACCTGATGAGCCGCGGCATGCCGGAGGACGAGGCGATGGCCATGATCGTGCGCGGATTCATTGAGCCGATCGCCCGCGAGCTCCCGATGGAGTACGCACTCGAACTCAACAAGCTCATTGAAATGGGCATGGAAGGATCCGTCGGTTAA
- the sufC gene encoding Fe-S cluster assembly ATPase SufC translates to MSVLEIRDLHVTVDTDQGVKEILRGVDLTIRTGEIHAVMGPNGSGKSTLAYTIAGHPKYKATQGSITLDGQDVLAMTVDARARAGLFLAMQYPVEIPGVTNSNFLRTAKTAIDGEAPAIRTWLKDVREAMGKLRMDKQFADRNVNEGFSGGEKKRNEILQLELLKPQFAILDETDSGLDVDALKIVAQGVNRAHDATDLGILLITHYTRILRYIKPDFVHVFVAGRVAEEGGRELADRLEDEGYDRFLDADASVS, encoded by the coding sequence ATGTCTGTTCTTGAGATCCGCGATCTCCACGTGACCGTCGACACCGACCAAGGGGTCAAAGAGATCCTTCGCGGGGTCGACCTGACGATCCGCACCGGTGAAATCCACGCCGTCATGGGCCCGAATGGGTCCGGAAAGTCGACCCTCGCCTACACCATTGCAGGGCATCCGAAGTACAAGGCCACCCAGGGCAGCATCACCCTGGACGGCCAGGACGTGCTGGCCATGACGGTCGACGCGCGCGCCCGTGCCGGGCTGTTCCTGGCCATGCAGTACCCGGTCGAGATCCCTGGCGTGACCAACTCCAACTTCCTGCGCACCGCGAAGACCGCTATCGACGGTGAGGCGCCGGCGATCCGCACGTGGCTCAAGGATGTGCGGGAGGCGATGGGCAAGCTGCGCATGGACAAGCAGTTCGCCGACCGCAACGTGAATGAGGGCTTCTCCGGTGGCGAGAAGAAGCGCAACGAGATTCTTCAGCTCGAACTGCTCAAGCCGCAGTTCGCGATCCTCGACGAGACGGATTCTGGACTGGACGTCGACGCGCTGAAGATTGTCGCGCAAGGAGTCAACCGTGCGCACGATGCGACCGACCTCGGCATTCTGCTCATCACGCACTACACCAGAATCCTGCGCTATATCAAGCCGGACTTCGTGCACGTGTTCGTCGCAGGACGCGTCGCAGAAGAGGGCGGCCGTGAATTGGCCGACCGGCTCGAGGACGAGGGCTACGATCGATTCCTCGACGCAGATGCGAGCGTAAGCTAG
- the glgA gene encoding glycogen synthase, with product MRVDLLTREYPPAVYGGAGVHVAELVRALRPSVEVRVRCFGEPRAEEGTFAYEVPTELAEANGALTTLGVDLQMAQDVAGADLVHSHTWYANAGGRLAQLLHGIPHVVTAHSLEPLRPWKAEQLGGGYRVSSWMEKTAFESADAVIAVSEGMRQDILRSYPAIDESRTHVIYNGIDLQRWQREDAPEVARSLGIDPDRPSIIFVGRITRQKGLPYLLRAARLLPPDVQLVLCAGAPDTEAIMAEVTAGVQLLQSERNGVVWIDRLLSQPELTAALSASTVFVCPSVYEPLGIVNLEAMACGLPVVGTATGGIPEVVDDAVTGRLVPIEQADDGTGTPTDPDRFVADLAATLIEVVSDPTSARQMGRAGRDRAERVFSWASIADQTRAVYASVIS from the coding sequence ATGCGAGTTGATCTTCTGACACGTGAATACCCACCCGCCGTCTATGGCGGTGCCGGTGTGCACGTTGCCGAACTGGTGCGAGCGTTGCGACCGAGCGTCGAGGTGCGGGTGCGCTGCTTCGGCGAGCCGAGAGCTGAGGAGGGGACCTTCGCGTATGAAGTTCCCACCGAACTCGCCGAAGCGAACGGCGCCTTGACAACGCTTGGCGTCGACCTGCAGATGGCGCAGGATGTCGCTGGCGCCGACCTCGTGCACTCGCACACCTGGTACGCAAACGCGGGCGGTCGACTGGCCCAGTTGCTGCACGGGATCCCGCACGTCGTTACCGCTCACAGTCTTGAGCCGCTGCGTCCCTGGAAGGCCGAGCAACTCGGCGGGGGCTATCGCGTCTCGAGCTGGATGGAGAAGACCGCTTTCGAATCAGCGGATGCCGTCATCGCCGTCAGCGAGGGTATGCGCCAGGACATCCTGCGCAGCTACCCCGCCATCGACGAATCGCGAACGCACGTGATCTACAACGGCATCGATTTGCAGCGGTGGCAGCGCGAAGACGCGCCGGAGGTTGCGCGCTCACTCGGCATCGACCCCGATCGGCCTTCGATCATCTTCGTCGGGCGAATCACTCGCCAGAAGGGCTTGCCCTACCTCTTGCGCGCCGCGCGATTGCTTCCACCGGACGTGCAATTGGTATTGTGCGCCGGCGCCCCGGATACAGAAGCCATCATGGCGGAAGTCACGGCGGGCGTTCAGCTTCTGCAGAGCGAGCGCAATGGCGTCGTCTGGATCGACAGACTGCTGAGCCAGCCGGAGTTGACGGCGGCGCTCAGCGCCTCGACGGTGTTCGTCTGCCCGTCCGTCTATGAACCGCTCGGAATCGTGAATCTGGAGGCGATGGCCTGCGGGTTGCCTGTCGTCGGAACGGCGACAGGCGGCATCCCCGAGGTCGTCGACGACGCGGTAACCGGGCGTCTGGTGCCGATCGAACAGGCGGATGACGGCACAGGCACGCCCACGGACCCCGACCGTTTCGTCGCCGACCTCGCTGCGACGCTGATCGAGGTCGTCAGCGACCCCACTTCTGCCCGCCAGATGGGGCGAGCGGGGCGGGACCGGGCCGAACGCGTGTTCTCGTGGGCCAGCATCGCCGACCAGACCCGGGCAGTCTACGCATCGGTGATCTCTTAG
- a CDS encoding ABC-F family ATP-binding cassette domain-containing protein, whose product MLAVHDLEIRVGARVLMQDVSFRVAAGDKIGLVGRNGAGKTTLTKVLAGETLPTGGTVDRHGEIGYLPQDPRSGNPEDLARTRILDARGLGTVALKMQKATHDMASVDASVSAAAMKAYSRLEEQFHLLGGYSAEAQAAAIASNLNLPDRILDQQVKTLSGGQRRRIELARILFSDAHTMILDEPTNHLDADSVVWLRDFLKNYSGGFIVISHDVELIGETVNRVFYLDANRQCIDGYNMGWKNYQRQRAADEERRKKERANAEKKAGALQLQAAKFGAKATKAAAAHQMVARAEKLLAGLDDVRVADRVAKLRFPTPAPCGKTPLMASDLSKSYGSLEIFTAVDLAIDRGSKVVVIGLNGAGKTTLLRILGGVDRPDTGSIEPGHGLRIGYYAQEHETIDVKRSVLENMVASSPHITETEARRVLGSFLFTGDDSYKLAGVLSGGEKTRLALAMIVVSGANVLLLDEPTNNLDPASRAEILDALAHYEGAVVLVSHDPGAVEALNPERVLILPDGVEDHWNKDYAELIALA is encoded by the coding sequence GTGCTTGCCGTGCACGACCTTGAGATTCGCGTGGGCGCGCGCGTGCTCATGCAGGATGTCAGCTTTCGCGTCGCTGCAGGCGACAAGATCGGCCTCGTCGGTCGCAACGGTGCCGGAAAGACGACGCTGACCAAGGTCTTGGCAGGCGAGACTCTGCCGACAGGCGGCACAGTGGATCGCCATGGCGAGATCGGCTACCTGCCGCAGGACCCCCGCAGCGGCAATCCCGAAGACCTGGCGCGCACCCGTATCCTGGACGCGCGCGGCCTCGGTACCGTGGCGCTGAAAATGCAGAAGGCAACGCACGACATGGCGAGCGTCGATGCCTCTGTCAGTGCCGCAGCGATGAAGGCCTACAGCAGGCTGGAAGAGCAGTTCCATCTTCTCGGAGGCTATTCCGCGGAGGCACAAGCGGCCGCGATCGCGAGCAACCTCAACCTTCCGGATCGCATTCTGGACCAGCAGGTGAAGACGCTGTCCGGCGGCCAACGCCGCCGGATCGAGCTCGCGCGCATCCTGTTCTCGGATGCGCACACCATGATTCTGGACGAGCCGACGAACCATTTGGACGCGGACTCCGTCGTGTGGTTGCGAGATTTCCTGAAGAACTACAGCGGCGGATTCATCGTGATCAGCCACGACGTCGAACTGATCGGCGAGACGGTCAACCGGGTCTTCTACCTCGATGCCAACCGGCAATGCATCGACGGCTACAACATGGGTTGGAAGAATTACCAACGACAGCGCGCCGCCGACGAAGAACGCCGTAAGAAAGAACGCGCCAACGCGGAGAAGAAGGCCGGCGCTCTTCAGCTTCAGGCCGCGAAGTTCGGCGCGAAGGCGACGAAGGCGGCCGCGGCCCATCAGATGGTGGCGCGTGCCGAAAAACTCTTAGCCGGGCTCGACGACGTTCGAGTGGCCGACCGTGTCGCAAAGCTGCGATTCCCGACCCCGGCGCCGTGCGGCAAAACCCCGCTGATGGCCAGCGACCTGAGCAAAAGCTACGGGTCGCTTGAGATCTTCACGGCTGTCGACCTGGCCATCGACCGCGGTTCCAAGGTGGTGGTGATCGGCCTGAACGGTGCAGGCAAAACGACGCTGCTGCGCATCCTCGGAGGCGTCGACCGACCAGACACCGGATCGATCGAACCGGGGCACGGTCTGCGGATCGGGTATTACGCGCAGGAGCACGAGACGATCGATGTCAAGCGAAGCGTGCTTGAAAACATGGTTGCCTCATCGCCGCACATCACCGAAACCGAAGCGCGCCGCGTGCTCGGCTCGTTCTTGTTCACGGGTGACGACTCGTACAAGCTTGCCGGCGTGCTCTCCGGCGGCGAGAAGACGCGTTTGGCGCTCGCGATGATCGTCGTCTCCGGTGCGAACGTGCTGCTGCTCGACGAGCCCACGAACAACCTCGACCCAGCCAGCCGGGCGGAAATCCTCGATGCGCTCGCACACTACGAGGGCGCCGTCGTTCTCGTCAGCCACGACCCAGGGGCTGTCGAGGCGCTGAACCCGGAGCGCGTCTTGATCCTGCCGGATGGCGTCGAGGATCACTGGAACAAGGATTACGCGGAACTGATCGCACTCGCGTAG
- the fabG gene encoding 3-oxoacyl-ACP reductase FabG, translating to MTARTVLVTGGNRGIGYAIAEEFVAQGHRVAVTVRAGEGPAGTLAVRADVTDAASVDAAFTEIESSLGPVEVVIANAGITRDTLLMRMSAEDFDAVVDTNLGGSFRVVKRASKGMLKLRFGRIVLISSVVGLYGSAGQVNYAASKSGLIGMARSITRELGSRGITANVVAPGFIETDMTAELSAAQQAEYKKNIPAGRYGSVSEVAKAVAWLASDDAAYISGAVIPVDGGLGMGH from the coding sequence ATGACCGCACGCACCGTGCTTGTAACCGGCGGCAACCGAGGAATCGGCTACGCGATCGCAGAAGAGTTCGTGGCGCAAGGCCACCGGGTGGCCGTGACGGTTCGAGCAGGCGAGGGCCCCGCGGGCACCCTTGCAGTGAGGGCAGACGTGACGGATGCTGCATCCGTCGATGCTGCGTTCACCGAGATCGAGAGCTCTCTGGGTCCCGTCGAAGTGGTCATCGCCAACGCCGGCATCACCAGGGACACACTTTTGATGCGGATGAGCGCGGAGGATTTCGACGCCGTCGTCGACACCAACCTGGGCGGGTCCTTCCGAGTGGTCAAGCGCGCCTCGAAGGGGATGCTCAAACTGCGGTTCGGCCGCATTGTTCTGATCTCCAGTGTGGTCGGGCTCTATGGATCGGCCGGTCAGGTGAACTATGCCGCCTCCAAGAGTGGGCTGATCGGCATGGCTCGCTCGATAACGCGGGAGTTGGGCTCCCGCGGCATCACCGCAAACGTCGTCGCGCCCGGCTTCATCGAGACCGACATGACCGCTGAACTCTCAGCGGCGCAGCAGGCGGAATACAAGAAGAATATCCCGGCGGGGCGCTACGGGTCGGTCTCCGAGGTCGCAAAAGCGGTTGCGTGGCTCGCGTCCGACGATGCAGCATACATCTCCGGTGCTGTCATCCCCGTCGACGGTGGTCTCGGGATGGGTCACTGA